In Ovis aries strain OAR_USU_Benz2616 breed Rambouillet chromosome 8, ARS-UI_Ramb_v3.0, whole genome shotgun sequence, a single window of DNA contains:
- the TAAR5 gene encoding trace amine-associated receptor 5, with product MSVVLNQGAEERPETFCYQVNGSCPRTVHPLGIQLAIYLSCAAGVLITVLGNLFVVFAVSYFKALHTPTNFLLLSLALADMFLGLLVLPLSTIRSVESCWFFGDSLCRLHTYLDTLFCLTSILHLCFISIDRHCAICEPLLYPSKFTVRVALRYILAGWGVPAAYTAFLLYTDVAERGLHLWLEEMPCVGSCQLLFNKFWGWLNFPVFFFPCLIMISLYVKIFVVATKQAKQINNLSKSLAGPAKRERKAAKTLGIAVGVYLLCWLPFTIDTMVDSLLNFITPPLVFDMFIWLAYFNSACNPIIYVFSYRWFRKALKLLLSREIFSPRTPTIDLYQD from the coding sequence ATGAGTGTGGTCCTCAACCAAGGTGCTGAAGAACGCCCCGAGACTTTCTGCTACCAGGTGAATGGGTCTTGCCCCAGGACAGTCCATCCCCTGGGCATCCAGCTGGCCATCTACCTGTCCTGTGCAGCAGGCGTGCTGATTACAGTCCTAGGAAATTTGTTTGTGGTGTTCGCTGTGTCCTACTTCAAAGCGCTTCACACTCCCACCAACTTCTTGCTGCTTTCCCTGGCCCTGGCTGACATGTTTCTGGGTCTGCTGGTCCTGCCCCTCAGTACCATCCGCTCCGTGGAGAGCTGCTGGTTCTTTGGAGACTCTCTTTGCCGCCTGCATACCTATCTGGACACCCTCTTCTGCCTCACCTCCATCTTGCATCTCTGTTTCATTTCCATTGACCGCCACTGTGCTATCTGTGAGCCCCTGCTCTACCCCTCTAAGTTCACGGTCAGGGTGGCCCTCAGATACATCCTGGCAGGCTGGGGGGTGCCAGCAGCTTACACTGCCTTCTTACTCTACACAGACGTGGCAGAGAGAGGGCTCCACCTGTGGCTGGAAGAGATGCCTTGTGTGGGCAGTTGCCAGCTGCTGTTCAATAAGTTTTGGGGCTGGCTAAACTTCCCTGTGTTCTTTTTCCCCTGCCTCATCATGATTAGCTTATATGTGAAGATCTTTGTGGTTGCAACCAAGCAGGCTAAGCAGATCAACAACTTAAGCAAAAGCCTGGCTGGACCTGCCAAACGTGAAAGAAAAGCTGCCAAGACCCTGGGCATCGCCGTGGGTGTGTACCTCTTGTGCTGGCTTCCCTTCACCATCGACACGATGGTCGACAGCCTCCTTAACTTCATCACGCCACCGCTAGTCTTCGACATGTTTATCTGGCTTGCTTACTTCAACTCGGCCTGCAACCCCATCATCTATGTCTTTTCCTACCGGTGGTTCAGGAAGGCGCTGAAACTTCTCCTGAGTCGGGAGATCTTCTCACCACGGACTCCCACAATTGATTTATACCAAGATTGA
- the LOC101119483 gene encoding trace amine-associated receptor 4: MNSLDRWNPSEVQFCFALVNNSCPRNLRSGLSACALYVVMIAAIVMTMLGNLVVIISIAHFKQLHSPTNFLILSLATTDFLLSCVVMPFSMIRSIESCWYFGDLFCKVHSCCDIMLCTTSIFHLCFISVDRYYAVCDPLHYVTKITISLVGVFLFISWSIPIFFAFGLVFSELNIIGAEDFVAAIDCTGLCVLIFNKLWGVLASFIAFFLPGMVMVGIYIHIFTVARKHAKQMGTGSMMKHVGSESKMKASTKTESKATKTLSIVMGVFVLCWLPFFVLTITDPFINFTTPEDLYNVFLWLGYFNSAFNPIIYGMFYPWFRKALRTIVSGMIFHPDSSNLSIFPACV; the protein is encoded by the coding sequence ATGAATTCACTGGACCGTTGGAACCCTTCAGAAGTCCAATTCTGCTTTGCTCTGGTGAACAATTCATGCCCGAGAAACCTGAGGTCTGGGCTGAGCGCCTGCGCCTTGTATGTTGTCATGATCGCTGCCATAGTAATGACCATGCTGGGCAACCTGGTTGTGATCATTTCCATTGCCCACTTCAAGCAGCTCCACTCCCCCACCAACTTCCTGATCCTCTCCCTGGCCACCACTGACTTCTTGCTGAGCTGTGTGGTCATGCCCTTCAGTATGATCCGGTCCATTGAGTCCTGCTGGTACTTTGGAGATCTCTTTTGCAAAGTCCACAGCTGCTGTGACATCATGCTCTGTACCACCTCCATTTTTCACCTCTGCTTCATCTCAGTGGACCGCTACTATGCTGTTTGTGACCCTTTACATTATGTCACCAAAATTACCATCTCCCTTGTAGGAGTCTTTCTATTCATCAGTTGGTCTATTCCCATCTTTTTTGCTTTTGGCCTGGTATTCTCAGAATTAAACATAATTGGTGCAGAAGACTTTGTTGCAGCCATTGACTGTACAGGTTTATGTGTGCTGATATTTAACAAGCTCTGGGGGGTGCTGGCCTCCTTTATAGCCTTCTTTCTCCCTGGGATGGTAATGGTGGGAATTTACATACATATTTTCACAGTAGCCAGGAAGCACGCTAAGCAAATGGGCACAGGTTCTATGATGAAACACGTTGGGTCAGAAAGCAAAATGAAGGCATCaaccaaaacagaaagcaaagccACCAAGACTTTGAGCATCGTCATGGGAGTATTTGTGTTGTGTTGGCTGCCCTTTTTTGTCTTGACAATCACAGACCCTTTCATTAATTTTACAACGCCTGAAGATTTGTACAATGTTTTTCTCTGGTTGGGCTATTTTAATTCAGCTTTCAATCCCATTATATATGGTATGTTTTATCCTTGGTTTCGCAAGGCGTTGAGGACAATCGTCTCAGGAATGATCTTCCACCCTGACTCTTCCAACCTAAGCATATTTCCTGCATGTGTTTAG
- the LOC101104500 gene encoding trace amine-associated receptor 3: MDLTYIPEDLSSCPKFGNKSCPPTNRHFHIRVVMYSIMIGAMFITIFGNLVIIISISHFKQLHSPTNFLILSMATTDFLLGLVIMPYSMVRSVESCWYFGDGFCKFHTSFDMMLSLASIFHLCSIAIDRFYAVCYPLHYTTTMTISMIKWLLAFCWSAPALFSFGLVLSKANVSGMQNYKILVACFNFCALAFNKFWGTILFTTCFFTPGSVMVGIYGKIFIVSKRHAQVIDNMPENTKGEARKNLSKKKDRKAAKTLGIVMGVFLACWLPCFLAVLIDPYLGYSTPMTVLDLLVWLGYFNSTCNPLIHGFFYPWFRKALKYIVSGKIFSSHSESANLFPEAH; the protein is encoded by the coding sequence ATGGATCTAACGTATATTCCTGAAGATTTATCCAGTTGTccaaaatttggaaataaatccTGTCCTCCCACCAACCGCCATTTTCATATTCGAGTAGTAATGTACTCAATTATGATCGGAGCCATGTTCATCACTATCTTTGGAAACTTGGTTATAATCATTTCCATATCGCATTTCAAGCAGCTTCACTCTCCCACAAATTTTCTGATCCTCTCCATGGCAACCACAGACTTTCTGCTGGGTTTGGTCATTATGCCATATAGCATGGTGCGATCAGTAGAGAGCTGCTGGTATTTTGGGGATGGCTTTTGTAAATTCCACACAAGCTTTGACATGATGCTAAGTCTGGCCTCCATTTTCCACCTCTGCTCCATTGCTATTGATAGATTTTATGCTGTGTGTTACCCTCTACACTACACAACCACAATGACCATCTCCATGATAAAGTGGCTGCTGGCATTTTGCTGGTCAGCccctgctcttttttcttttggtttagtTCTATCCAAGGCCAATGTTTCCGGTATGCAGAACTATAAGATTCTTGTTGCCTGCTTCAATTTCTGTGCACTTGCTTTCAACAAATTTTGGGGGACAATATTGTTCACTACATGTTTTTTTACTCCTGGCTCCGTGATGGTTGGTATTTATGGAAAAATCTTTATTGTTTCCAAACGACATGCTCAAGTTATAGACAACATGCCTGAAAACACAAAGGGGGAAGCGAGAAAAAACTTATCCAAGAAAAAGGATCGCAAAGCAGCCAAGACCCTGGGCATAGTAATGGGAGTGTTTCTAGCTTGCTGGTTGCCTTGTTTCCTTGCTGTTTTGATTGACCCGTATCTAGGCTACTCCACTCCCATGACAGTACTTGATCTTTTAGTGTGGCTTGGGTACTTCAACTCCACTTGCAATCCTCTCATTCATGGCTTCTTTTATCCATGGTTTCGGAAAGCTCTTAAATATATAGTGTCAGGAAAAATATTTAGCTCCCATTCAGAAAGTGCAAATCTATTTCCTGAAGCACATTAA
- the LOC101104757 gene encoding trace amine-associated receptor 2, protein MYSFMAGAIFITVFGNLAMILSISYFKQLHTPTNFLILSMAVTDFLLGFTIMPYSMIRSVENCWYFGLTFCKIHYSFDLMLSITSIFHLCSVAIDRFYAICYPLQYSIKMTIPVIKQLLVLCWSVPGTFAFGVVFSEAYADGIEGYDILVACSSSCPVMFNKLWGTTLFMAGFFAPGSVMVGIYGKIFAVSRKHARAINNLPENQNNQMRKDKKAAKTLGIVMGIFLLCWFPCFFTILLDPFLSFSAPVVLFDALTWFGYFNSTCNPLIYGFFYPWFRRALKYIFLGKIFSSHFHNTNLFTEKETE, encoded by the coding sequence ATGTATTCCTTTATGGCTGGAGCCATATTCATCACAGTGTTTGGCAATCTTGCCATGATCctttccatttcctacttcaaacAGCTTCACACACCAACCAACTTTCTCATCCTCTCCATGGCGGTCACTGATTTCCTGCTGGGATTCACCATCATGCCATACAGCATGataagatcagtggagaactgcTGGTATTTTGGGCTTACGTTTTGCAAGATTCATTATAGCTTTGATCTGATGCTCAGCATAACATCCATTTTCCATCTTTGCTCAGTGGCCATTGATAGATTTTATGCTATCTGTTACCCTTTACAGTATTCAATCAAAATGACGATTCCAGTCATTAAACAGTTGCTGGTTCTCTGCTGGTCAGTCCCCGGGACATTTGCTTTCGGAGTGGTCTTCTCTGAGGCCTACGCTGATGGAATAGAAGGCTATGACATCTTGGTTGCTTGCTCTAGTTCCTGCCCAGTGATGTTCAACAAGCTGTGGGGCACCACCTTGTTCATGGCAGGTTTCTTTGCTCCTGGGTCTGTGATGGTCGGGATTTATGGCAAAATTTTTGCAGTATCCAGAAAGCATGCTCGTGCAATCAATAACTTACCAGAAAATCAAAATAATCAAATGAGGAAAGACAAGAAAGCAGCCAAGACTTTAGGGATAGTGATGGGCATTTTTTTATTATGCTGGTTTCCCTGTTTTTTCACGATTTTATTGGATCCCTTTCTGAGCTTCTCTGCTCCTGTAGTTTTGTTTGATGCTTTGACATGGTTTGGCTATTTTAACTCCACATGTAATCCCTTAATATATGGTTTCTTTTATCCCTGGTTTCGCAGAGCCCTGAAGTACATTTTCCTGGGTAAGATTTTCAGCTCACATTTCCATAATACTAATttgtttacagaaaaagaaactgaatag